A window from Microcoleus sp. FACHB-831 encodes these proteins:
- a CDS encoding prolyl oligopeptidase family protein, which translates to MSKPLPPYPASRKVDQIDEYHGTKVQDSYRWLEDPDSEETKAWVEAQNQVTFAYLNEIPEREKIKQRLTQLWDYEKYGIPFKEGNRYFYYKNDGLQNQSVLYTLTSLDAEPRVLLDPNKLSEDGTVALSGIAISDDGNLMAYGLSTSGSDWQEWKIRDVETAEDLADHLKWIKFSGASWTKDNKGFFYSRYDEPNEKTKLEDVNYFQKLYYHRFGTPQSEDILIYHRPDQKEWGFSAGVTEDGKYLIISVWLGTDPKNLVFYKDLTAPSAEVVELISEFEASYSFIDTDGSVFWFQTDLDAPRGRVIAINISNPSRDNWKEIIPQADEVLESVGLLNNQFVADYLKDARTQIKIFNLDGAFVREIELPGIGSAGGFGGKRYDTETFYSFTGFTTPATIYRYDMISGKSTTYRQPKVDFNPDEYETKQIFYTSKDGTQVPMFITHKKGLNMDGSNPTYLYGYGGFNVSLTPSFSVSNVVWMEMGGVYAVPNLRGGGEYGEEWHQAGTKVNKQNVFDDFIAAAEWLIANKYTSPAKLAIGGGSNGGLLVGACMTQRPDLFAVAVPAVGVLDMLRFHKFTIGWAWCSDYGSPENPDEFKALYAYSPLHNLKPGTSYPATMITTADHDDRVVPAHSFKFAAALQEAHAGENPVLIRIDTKAGHGAGKPTAKIIEEIADKWAFLVRSFSESA; encoded by the coding sequence ATGTCAAAGCCTCTCCCGCCATACCCGGCCAGCCGCAAAGTTGACCAAATTGACGAGTATCATGGAACCAAAGTTCAGGATTCCTATCGTTGGTTAGAAGACCCCGACTCAGAGGAAACTAAAGCTTGGGTTGAAGCTCAAAATCAAGTAACATTTGCTTACCTAAACGAAATCCCAGAACGAGAAAAAATTAAGCAGCGCCTCACACAATTATGGGATTACGAAAAATACGGTATTCCTTTTAAAGAAGGCAACCGATATTTTTACTATAAAAATGATGGATTGCAAAATCAAAGCGTACTTTATACTTTAACGTCTCTTGATGCTGAACCAAGAGTGCTGCTGGACCCCAACAAGCTATCAGAAGATGGCACAGTTGCGCTTTCCGGTATAGCCATTAGTGACGATGGAAACTTAATGGCATATGGTTTATCAACTTCCGGTTCTGATTGGCAAGAGTGGAAAATCCGCGATGTTGAAACAGCAGAAGATCTCGCAGATCATCTGAAGTGGATTAAATTCTCTGGCGCATCTTGGACTAAGGACAATAAAGGTTTTTTCTACAGTCGCTATGACGAACCTAACGAAAAAACAAAATTAGAAGACGTTAATTATTTTCAGAAGCTATACTACCATCGCTTTGGTACGCCACAATCTGAAGATATCCTCATCTATCATCGACCCGATCAGAAAGAATGGGGATTTAGTGCTGGTGTTACAGAAGATGGCAAATATCTAATTATTTCCGTTTGGCTGGGAACTGACCCCAAAAACCTCGTTTTCTACAAAGATTTAACAGCTCCATCTGCCGAAGTAGTAGAACTAATTAGCGAGTTTGAAGCTAGCTATAGTTTTATAGATACTGATGGCTCAGTTTTCTGGTTTCAAACTGATTTAGATGCCCCACGCGGTCGTGTGATTGCTATTAATATTAGCAATCCATCTCGTGACAATTGGAAAGAAATTATTCCCCAAGCCGATGAAGTCCTGGAAAGTGTCGGTTTGCTGAACAATCAGTTTGTTGCTGATTATCTGAAAGATGCCCGCACTCAGATTAAAATATTTAACTTAGATGGCGCGTTTGTGCGGGAAATCGAATTACCTGGCATTGGTTCTGCTGGTGGATTTGGTGGTAAGCGTTACGATACGGAAACCTTTTACAGCTTCACAGGTTTTACTACACCAGCGACTATTTACCGCTATGACATGATAAGCGGCAAAAGTACAACTTACCGTCAGCCGAAGGTTGATTTCAACCCAGACGAGTATGAGACAAAGCAGATATTTTATACCAGCAAAGATGGCACGCAAGTGCCCATGTTTATTACCCATAAAAAGGGTCTGAACATGGATGGAAGTAACCCCACTTATCTATATGGATATGGCGGGTTTAATGTCTCGCTGACACCTAGTTTTTCTGTTAGTAATGTCGTGTGGATGGAGATGGGCGGCGTTTATGCTGTTCCCAATCTGCGCGGCGGCGGCGAATATGGTGAAGAGTGGCATCAAGCTGGAACTAAGGTTAATAAGCAAAATGTTTTTGATGATTTCATTGCGGCGGCTGAGTGGCTGATTGCTAACAAGTACACATCACCAGCAAAACTTGCTATCGGCGGGGGTAGTAATGGGGGATTGTTGGTGGGTGCTTGCATGACTCAACGCCCAGATTTATTTGCCGTTGCTGTGCCTGCTGTGGGGGTGCTGGATATGCTGCGCTTCCATAAGTTTACGATTGGCTGGGCGTGGTGTTCTGATTATGGTTCTCCTGAGAATCCGGATGAGTTTAAAGCGCTTTATGCTTATTCGCCGCTGCACAATCTTAAGCCTGGAACATCTTATCCAGCTACGATGATTACTACTGCTGACCATGATGACCGCGTGGTTCCTGCACATAGTTTCAAGTTTGCCGCAGCTTTGCAAGAGGCGCACGCGGGTGAGAATCCTGTTTTGATCAGAATTGATACTAAAGCGGGACACGGTGCTGGAAAGCCGACTGCTAAAATTATTGAAGAAATTGCGGATAAGTGGGCTTTTTTGGTGCGTAGCTTTAGCGAAAGTGCTTAG
- a CDS encoding NUDIX hydrolase, whose protein sequence is MVPKPAMFFKQSAVIPYRIKDGKIQLLLITSSAGKRWVIPKGTIEPFMTPQDSAAKEAWEEAGIVGIVAPTLMGTYEYQKLGRTWEVQVFLMQVEKVLEDWPEAKIRQRQWVSVKQAVKRVEEPGLKQILMSVPDNVIKLLETPSK, encoded by the coding sequence ATGGTTCCCAAACCAGCTATGTTCTTTAAACAATCCGCAGTAATTCCGTATCGAATCAAAGACGGAAAAATCCAATTATTGCTGATTACTTCTTCGGCAGGGAAACGCTGGGTTATTCCAAAAGGAACGATCGAGCCTTTTATGACTCCGCAAGACTCGGCAGCAAAGGAAGCGTGGGAAGAGGCGGGTATAGTAGGTATTGTTGCGCCTACCTTAATGGGCACTTACGAGTATCAAAAGTTGGGGAGAACTTGGGAAGTTCAGGTGTTCTTGATGCAGGTGGAAAAAGTCTTGGAAGATTGGCCGGAAGCCAAAATTAGACAGCGACAGTGGGTGAGCGTTAAACAAGCAGTCAAGCGCGTTGAAGAACCAGGACTCAAACAAATACTAATGAGTGTTCCCGATAACGTTATTAAACTTCTAGAAACGCCTAGCAAATAG
- a CDS encoding ATP-binding protein, giving the protein MTKYTAIATMSHPQPPEAPSSQFDPELLELEALFNAAAVANDAVEDEFTQILTEFEKQLEPRSVTEKPARVANAVEDEFGDLEKLLEEADKPIASVNRACSYRQPVEPTPTMRVPIKPLDNIGKLVGELANEGNTLKQDGQLLKQFLDNLLDRVQQLSYVTAQVQELSERSLPTPPEKINTPIPSLYQTMTQLMAQVQEAALDIKNIADKTDARTESLHKVANGLQDSLKQARMVSFSKTSDRLQRAVREISLRHGKQVELHVAGKETLIDKLILEHLYDPLTAILDKTIHAIEKPQERIAAGKSVAGRIDIQAFHQGNQVVISISDDGRGIDPQRIKASAIRDGLVSPDEAKVMSPSDAFEFLFFPGFSIKSRLKMDEFFGTCRTLEGSYIRTALSEIGGVISVNSAVGKGTTTTIRLPLNPWCDGN; this is encoded by the coding sequence TTGACAAAATATACCGCGATCGCTACTATGTCGCATCCTCAGCCGCCAGAAGCACCCAGCAGCCAATTTGACCCCGAACTCCTCGAACTAGAAGCCCTCTTCAACGCAGCAGCAGTGGCAAATGACGCTGTTGAAGATGAATTTACACAAATATTGACAGAATTTGAAAAACAGCTAGAGCCGCGAAGCGTTACGGAAAAACCAGCTAGAGTCGCCAACGCTGTTGAGGATGAATTTGGCGACTTGGAAAAACTGCTAGAGGAAGCAGACAAGCCGATAGCATCGGTAAATCGTGCATGCAGTTATCGACAACCAGTTGAACCGACACCGACAATGCGAGTGCCAATTAAGCCTCTCGACAACATAGGCAAATTGGTTGGAGAATTGGCGAACGAGGGCAACACCTTGAAACAGGATGGTCAACTACTGAAGCAATTCCTGGATAACTTGCTCGATCGCGTGCAGCAACTAAGTTATGTGACGGCGCAGGTGCAGGAACTGTCTGAGCGATCGCTACCAACTCCTCCCGAAAAAATTAACACCCCCATACCTTCCCTGTACCAGACGATGACCCAGCTTATGGCACAGGTGCAGGAGGCGGCGCTTGATATCAAGAACATCGCCGATAAAACCGATGCAAGGACTGAAAGCCTGCACAAAGTCGCCAACGGTCTGCAAGATAGTCTGAAGCAAGCGCGAATGGTGTCATTTTCCAAGACAAGCGATCGCCTGCAACGTGCCGTGCGCGAAATTTCCCTTCGGCATGGCAAGCAAGTGGAACTGCACGTTGCAGGCAAAGAAACGTTAATTGATAAATTGATTCTGGAACACCTCTACGACCCGCTAACCGCAATACTCGACAAAACTATTCACGCAATTGAAAAACCACAGGAGCGCATAGCGGCTGGAAAGTCGGTTGCAGGTCGGATCGATATACAAGCTTTTCATCAAGGCAACCAAGTTGTAATCTCCATCTCCGATGACGGACGCGGAATCGATCCACAACGTATAAAAGCCAGCGCTATCAGAGACGGACTGGTTAGCCCAGATGAGGCAAAAGTTATGTCCCCTAGCGATGCCTTTGAGTTTCTATTCTTCCCGGGTTTTAGTATAAAATCCCGTCTAAAGATGGATGAATTTTTTGGTACGTGTCGTACTTTAGAAGGGAGCTATATTCGCACTGCTTTGAGTGAAATTGGCGGTGTAATTAGCGTTAATTCTGCCGTTGGCAAAGGAACCACTACTACAATTCGCCTACCTTTAAACCCCTGGTGTGATGGGAATTAG
- a CDS encoding PEP-CTERM sorting domain-containing protein — translation MAVKIFSKIAFAIAGLALSLTALDNQGAIAATLTYTFGGSSRLSFDDATVTGAETEYIPLLDLNFDYRGVTFTESDFQPYNSAAVLFSYGNFVGLSGNVNGVDPTCFAEYLSYGMPAEAARGYCQIYASFQNYRNPNSSGPLVEYRSELFTLQERSYGVSTNINYQRVVAATPVPEPSSLLGLGVLGFAGLLTKKIAS, via the coding sequence ATGGCTGTAAAGATTTTTTCAAAAATAGCATTCGCGATCGCAGGTTTAGCATTGAGCTTAACAGCATTGGATAATCAAGGAGCGATCGCCGCCACTCTGACTTATACTTTCGGCGGTTCTAGCAGGTTGAGTTTTGATGACGCGACGGTAACGGGAGCGGAGACCGAGTATATTCCTTTGTTAGATTTGAATTTTGACTATCGGGGGGTGACATTTACAGAATCTGACTTTCAGCCATACAATAGTGCCGCAGTTTTGTTTAGCTATGGTAATTTTGTGGGATTAAGCGGGAACGTTAACGGTGTAGATCCGACGTGTTTTGCAGAGTATCTTAGCTATGGAATGCCAGCGGAGGCGGCGCGGGGGTATTGTCAGATTTACGCGAGTTTTCAGAATTATCGCAATCCTAATAGCAGCGGCCCTTTAGTGGAGTATAGGAGTGAGTTATTCACCCTTCAAGAGAGGAGTTATGGAGTGAGTACTAACATAAATTATCAACGGGTTGTGGCAGCCACTCCCGTTCCGGAACCTAGTTCGCTCTTAGGATTGGGAGTCTTAGGATTTGCGGGGTTGTTGACGAAAAAGATAGCATCCTAA
- a CDS encoding response regulator, which produces MQPEQQQRIMGYFIEEAKDHLNTIEQGLVHLQSTLEDPERVNEVFRAAHSVKGGAAMLGINSIQKIAHRLEDSFKILKESPVKIDKKLESLFLRTSDALKELLERLTATPFGLSDESASGIMSGVEPVFDELNNHMAFLLKGADAAASQERQPATHSSAHSGSSKDRKGVPATFQRDVLTSLREMLQLFKQAEQPASRQQLQHICGTLKQLGETSDLRAWAYLLDTAGRAIASPTNSYRTLASVVIKEIKQAQELVVAGRIDEVEATAQLKALLPYENAKVETAAYGKGKTAVEISEQVNNLKYNSSNSANGKSTTRSNTKSVEAGSSKGAAGLERTPVAASQSIATNRSIKETFIQEETDSNYRGNNSEVETIIQPSAFNVQPTDAGASNRKKRIEPSVGRATADPNGPEVGMAELNSLADLFEGEAPELDETWQEEVIISPSSSDRSGIASHQTEDLDRISDFSDLLGDLDDTSASAAAAVSPKDDLMSLFGDDFLEEPSSEESTPNNFAREADIPTSKAMDVGMSRGELNTQYSMPNLPRVADEDFAGSLEASNFFDDELETGDVGDDFSDFMASPAIGGDYEGLSMDEELPHAEYDFILNSDIEAESERDASAALDFNWAEISEREQQELDNSLLAGFADTDEIENSSEELIAPSSFRIDDSEDATALELNFDEIGTLTNSHTINLPLGMESDEDMGGWFSETYSEPETEAFEGELFAFEPTVVESEEDNSNWLRSEPDAALDEAGQDAQPLNLDFLEDQQEDLDLEGLDNVFEPHPEVTNHFDIDSSTSFDLYEPTFDVLDDGGLQTDEEDTENMSGLFGIPDGETLWGIEEPTEARSPWEAPNNAADSDLDGLLGTQPESENSILDLDNSHEWNLTQNDNAEPLLTLEDEEAADASTNIDALFGNSSERDNESLNLDASFEDEWNVTPSAEDNESLDLDTSNEWDLIQNSDNSESLLTLEDEEVAESANQNIDALFGNSLAPDSESLDIGASFEDEWNVTPSAQDNESLDLGASFGDEWNLTQNDDAQSLLTLEDEEVAESANQNIDALFGNSLTPDNESLDLGASFEDEWNVTPSAEDNESLDLGASFEDEWNLAQDDAESLLTIESEEIPQSAVTNLEALFDTDSELENSSLDFDASSMWDSSSEEWNVAQNELDDTDSLLTLEDEDIAESSAGWADINGTNWLTEDEQSAGADDWSLETAEEDDRSLAAAFAPDDGFGELEAFLDESSEPAIALRDEFDELEAFLGEDDSSPALAMDGGDEFDELEALLGEKADATAEELRIPGDEFDELEALLGEDSLETVGRKGREKETVGASRQGRSQAQPVEDEFGDLEKLLLLADENMGGPPTVASNKLARPNVRRPGWKGGYEQMMKVPVKHLDNLSNLVGELVVNRNSLEQDQERLRQFLDNLLHQVQQLSDVGARMQDLYERSLLESSLLASRQSYRSSRPDERGRTNASSSGGGQADTHATGMAFDALEMDKFTGFHLLSQEMIELIVRVRESASDIEFLVDETDQVARMLRQITTQLQEGLTRARMVPFANTADRLPRAVREISLKCGKEAELYIEGRETLLDKVLQDHLYDPMTHLVNNAITHGIEPPDVRQRAGKSPIGRITIRAFHQGNQTVISVSDDGAGIDPERVKAKAIEKGLIGAAEAKTMSRLDVYDLLFHPGFSTKDKADDFSGRGVGMDVVRTSLTEIRGTIITDSTIGKGTTFTIRLPLTLSICKALCCLSNKARIAFPMDGVEDMMDVPNDRIQTNAEGQTCIPWRDSLLPFQPLGQLLTYNRQIGRGGVYGGQREDDMISIVVLRSAGSFIAIEIDQVIGEQEIVIKQLEGPVPKPVGVAGATVLGDGRIMPIADVLELIDISLGRTRADSGMWKDSVPVVPEVAAVKQDPMVLIVDDSITVRELLSLTFNKAGYRVEQARDGQEAWDKLRSGLPCQIVFCDIEMPRMDGLELLSRIQKEESLNHLPVAMLTSRGADRHRQMAAQLGASGYFTKPYLEEALLDAAQRMMRGEVLLTASTNA; this is translated from the coding sequence ATGCAGCCGGAACAACAACAGCGAATCATGGGCTACTTCATTGAGGAGGCTAAAGACCACCTCAATACTATTGAACAGGGTTTAGTGCATTTGCAAAGCACCCTTGAAGATCCTGAAAGGGTGAATGAAGTATTCCGCGCCGCCCACTCAGTCAAAGGCGGCGCGGCAATGCTGGGAATAAATAGCATACAAAAAATAGCGCACCGCTTAGAAGATAGTTTTAAAATCCTCAAAGAGTCTCCGGTAAAAATTGACAAAAAGCTGGAATCGCTATTCCTGCGGACTTCTGATGCCCTGAAAGAGCTTTTGGAACGCCTCACTGCCACACCATTTGGCCTTAGTGATGAAAGTGCTAGCGGTATCATGTCGGGCGTAGAGCCAGTGTTTGATGAACTCAACAATCACATGGCTTTCCTGCTCAAGGGAGCCGATGCTGCTGCGAGTCAAGAAAGACAACCTGCAACGCATTCCTCAGCCCATTCTGGCTCAAGCAAAGATAGAAAAGGCGTGCCAGCGACGTTTCAAAGGGACGTACTTACTTCGCTTAGGGAGATGTTGCAGCTGTTTAAGCAAGCTGAACAACCAGCATCTCGGCAACAGCTTCAGCACATATGTGGCACGCTAAAGCAACTGGGCGAAACCTCAGACTTAAGGGCTTGGGCGTACCTGCTAGATACAGCAGGTAGAGCGATCGCGTCGCCTACAAACTCCTATCGTACCCTCGCCTCGGTAGTTATTAAAGAAATCAAACAAGCCCAAGAACTGGTGGTGGCAGGCCGAATAGACGAAGTGGAAGCAACTGCTCAATTGAAAGCACTCCTGCCCTACGAGAATGCCAAGGTTGAAACCGCAGCCTATGGAAAGGGAAAAACAGCAGTTGAGATAAGCGAACAAGTTAATAATTTAAAATACAATTCCTCCAATTCGGCGAACGGTAAATCTACTACCCGCAGCAATACAAAATCAGTTGAGGCAGGAAGCAGCAAGGGCGCGGCAGGTTTGGAGCGCACCCCTGTTGCCGCCAGCCAATCAATAGCTACAAACCGCAGTATCAAAGAAACATTTATCCAAGAGGAAACCGACAGCAACTATCGCGGCAATAACAGCGAAGTAGAAACAATAATTCAGCCTTCAGCCTTTAACGTTCAGCCAACAGATGCGGGTGCTAGCAACCGCAAAAAACGTATAGAACCATCTGTAGGCAGAGCAACAGCAGACCCCAACGGGCCAGAAGTTGGTATGGCAGAACTCAACAGTTTGGCTGACCTGTTTGAAGGAGAAGCGCCCGAGTTGGATGAAACTTGGCAAGAAGAAGTAATTATTAGCCCCTCTAGCAGCGATCGCAGCGGGATAGCTTCACACCAAACCGAAGATTTAGACCGCATAAGCGATTTTTCTGACCTACTAGGTGACTTAGATGACACTTCGGCATCCGCAGCGGCTGCTGTGTCTCCCAAGGACGATCTAATGAGTTTGTTTGGTGATGACTTTCTTGAAGAGCCTAGTTCGGAAGAGTCAACACCTAACAACTTTGCAAGAGAAGCAGACATTCCTACATCCAAAGCTATGGATGTAGGAATGTCTAGAGGAGAATTAAATACCCAATATTCTATGCCCAATCTTCCGAGGGTAGCTGATGAAGATTTTGCAGGCTCGCTAGAAGCTAGCAATTTCTTTGATGACGAACTAGAAACAGGCGATGTCGGAGATGACTTTAGCGACTTTATGGCAAGCCCCGCTATAGGCGGAGACTATGAAGGATTGAGTATGGATGAAGAATTACCACATGCTGAATACGATTTCATACTTAATTCAGATATAGAGGCAGAATCAGAGCGGGATGCCAGTGCCGCACTAGACTTCAATTGGGCAGAAATCTCAGAGCGAGAACAGCAGGAACTGGATAACAGCTTGTTGGCTGGGTTCGCAGACACGGATGAAATTGAGAATAGCTCAGAAGAATTAATTGCGCCTTCATCCTTTAGAATTGATGATTCTGAAGATGCCACAGCTTTGGAACTTAACTTTGATGAGATAGGTACGCTTACCAATTCCCATACAATTAACCTGCCTTTAGGTATGGAAAGTGATGAGGATATGGGGGGATGGTTTAGTGAGACATACTCTGAACCAGAAACAGAAGCTTTCGAGGGCGAGTTGTTCGCTTTCGAGCCTACTGTTGTAGAGTCAGAAGAAGATAACAGCAATTGGTTGAGGAGCGAGCCAGATGCTGCACTCGACGAAGCTGGCCAAGATGCACAACCTCTGAACTTGGATTTTCTCGAAGACCAGCAAGAAGATCTGGATTTGGAAGGATTGGACAATGTATTTGAGCCACACCCAGAAGTAACAAACCATTTTGATATCGATAGCAGTACAAGCTTCGACCTGTACGAGCCTACCTTTGATGTCCTAGACGATGGGGGACTACAGACAGACGAAGAAGACACAGAGAATATGTCAGGTCTGTTTGGTATCCCAGATGGCGAAACATTGTGGGGTATAGAGGAACCAACAGAGGCGCGATCGCCTTGGGAAGCACCAAACAATGCAGCCGATTCAGATCTAGATGGGCTATTGGGTACACAGCCAGAGTCAGAAAACTCTATTCTGGATTTAGATAATTCACATGAATGGAATCTGACACAAAACGACAATGCAGAACCGCTATTAACGCTAGAAGACGAGGAAGCAGCAGATGCAAGTACAAATATAGATGCGTTATTCGGTAACTCATCAGAACGAGACAACGAAAGTCTTAACTTAGATGCATCCTTTGAAGATGAGTGGAACGTTACACCCTCAGCAGAAGACAACGAAAGTCTGGATTTGGATACTTCAAATGAATGGGATCTGATACAAAACTCCGATAATTCAGAATCACTCTTAACTCTAGAAGATGAGGAGGTAGCAGAGTCGGCAAATCAAAATATAGACGCGCTATTTGGTAATTCATTAGCGCCAGACAGCGAAAGTCTAGATATAGGTGCTTCATTTGAAGATGAGTGGAACGTTACACCATCAGCACAAGACAACGAAAGCCTTGATTTAGGTGCTTCATTTGGAGATGAGTGGAATCTCACACAAAACGATGATGCACAATCGCTGTTAACTCTAGAAGATGAGGAAGTAGCAGAGTCGGCAAATCAAAATATAGACGCGCTATTTGGTAATTCATTAACGCCAGACAACGAAAGTCTAGATTTAGGTGCTTCATTTGAAGATGAGTGGAACGTTACACCATCAGCAGAAGATAACGAAAGCCTTGATTTAGGTGCTTCATTTGAAGATGAGTGGAATCTCGCACAAGATGATGCAGAATCGCTGTTAACAATCGAAAGCGAGGAAATACCACAGTCGGCAGTCACAAATCTAGAGGCGCTATTCGATACAGACTCAGAGTTAGAAAACTCAAGCCTGGACTTCGATGCCTCCTCAATGTGGGACTCGTCTTCAGAGGAGTGGAATGTTGCCCAAAACGAGTTGGACGATACAGATTCGCTATTAACACTAGAAGACGAGGACATAGCAGAGTCGAGTGCTGGTTGGGCGGATATTAATGGTACGAATTGGTTAACAGAGGATGAACAATCCGCTGGCGCAGATGATTGGTCTTTAGAAACGGCTGAGGAAGACGATCGGAGTTTGGCTGCTGCATTCGCCCCTGACGATGGGTTTGGGGAGCTGGAAGCCTTCTTGGATGAAAGCTCTGAACCTGCGATCGCTCTAAGAGATGAATTTGACGAATTAGAGGCGTTTCTGGGAGAAGATGATTCGTCCCCTGCTTTAGCAATGGATGGAGGGGATGAATTTGACGAATTGGAGGCGTTACTGGGTGAGAAGGCTGACGCTACTGCTGAGGAACTTAGAATTCCAGGGGATGAGTTTGATGAACTAGAAGCTTTACTGGGTGAGGACTCCCTAGAAACGGTCGGACGAAAGGGAAGAGAAAAAGAAACAGTGGGAGCCTCACGTCAAGGGCGATCGCAAGCTCAGCCAGTAGAAGATGAATTTGGCGATCTGGAGAAACTGTTGCTCTTGGCAGACGAGAACATGGGGGGGCCGCCGACGGTGGCATCAAACAAACTGGCTCGCCCTAACGTTCGTCGTCCTGGTTGGAAAGGCGGTTATGAGCAGATGATGAAGGTTCCGGTGAAGCACCTAGATAACCTCAGCAACTTGGTGGGGGAACTGGTGGTGAACCGCAATAGCCTGGAGCAGGATCAGGAACGCTTGCGCCAATTTCTGGATAACTTGCTGCATCAAGTGCAGCAACTTAGCGATGTGGGTGCGCGAATGCAGGATCTCTACGAGCGATCGCTCCTAGAAAGCTCCCTCCTAGCCAGCCGTCAGAGCTATCGCTCCTCCCGACCCGATGAACGAGGGCGTACCAACGCTAGCAGCAGCGGCGGAGGCCAAGCTGACACTCACGCGACGGGGATGGCCTTCGATGCTCTAGAAATGGACAAGTTCACAGGCTTCCACTTGCTCTCGCAAGAAATGATCGAGCTAATTGTCCGGGTGCGGGAATCGGCCAGTGACATTGAGTTCCTCGTCGATGAAACAGATCAAGTCGCCCGCATGCTTCGGCAGATAACGACCCAACTGCAAGAAGGTCTTACTCGCGCCCGAATGGTGCCTTTTGCTAATACCGCAGACCGCTTGCCTCGTGCAGTGCGCGAAATATCCCTCAAATGTGGTAAAGAAGCCGAACTATACATTGAAGGCCGGGAAACCTTACTCGACAAGGTACTCCAAGATCACCTTTACGATCCGATGACCCATCTGGTTAACAACGCCATTACACACGGCATAGAACCACCAGATGTGCGGCAACGAGCTGGCAAGTCGCCCATCGGTCGAATTACCATCCGCGCTTTCCACCAAGGCAACCAAACAGTTATTTCTGTATCGGATGATGGAGCAGGAATCGATCCAGAACGGGTGAAAGCCAAGGCCATAGAAAAGGGTCTGATCGGCGCTGCTGAGGCTAAAACCATGTCTCGCTTAGACGTGTACGACCTCCTATTCCACCCCGGTTTTAGTACCAAAGATAAGGCTGACGACTTTTCGGGTCGAGGAGTCGGTATGGATGTGGTGCGTACCAGCCTCACTGAGATCAGGGGCACGATTATAACTGACTCTACTATAGGCAAAGGCACCACCTTTACTATTCGTCTGCCCCTCACCCTCAGTATTTGCAAAGCACTTTGCTGCCTGAGCAACAAAGCCCGCATTGCCTTCCCGATGGATGGTGTGGAAGATATGATGGATGTCCCCAACGATCGCATTCAAACCAATGCTGAAGGACAAACCTGTATTCCCTGGCGCGACTCGCTACTGCCCTTCCAGCCCCTGGGGCAACTGCTGACATACAATCGTCAGATCGGCCGGGGCGGTGTCTACGGCGGACAACGGGAAGATGACATGATTTCCATCGTCGTACTGCGTAGCGCTGGTAGCTTCATCGCCATAGAGATCGATCAGGTTATAGGCGAGCAGGAAATCGTGATCAAGCAACTGGAAGGCCCAGTGCCCAAGCCTGTGGGGGTGGCTGGCGCGACGGTTCTGGGGGATGGTCGGATCATGCCAATTGCCGACGTATTGGAGCTGATTGACATCTCTCTGGGTCGGACGCGAGCTGACAGCGGTATGTGGAAGGACTCTGTTCCTGTTGTTCCAGAAGTAGCTGCTGTTAAACAAGATCCGATGGTTCTAATAGTGGATGACTCGATCACGGTGCGCGAACTGCTCTCGTTGACTTTTAACAAGGCTGGTTATCGAGTGGAACAGGCGCGTGACGGTCAGGAAGCTTGGGATAAGCTGCGGTCGGGTCTGCCTTGCCAAATCGTCTTCTGTGATATTGAAATGCCCAGAATGGACGGTCTGGAGCTGCTGTCTCGGATTCAGAAAGAGGAGAGTCTCAACCATCTGCCCGTAGCAATGTTGACTTCTCGCGGCGCTGACCGACATCGGCAAATGGCGGCTCAACTGGGGGCTAGCGGTTATTTCACGAAGCCTTATCTGGAAGAAGCGCTACTCGATGCTGCCCAGCGGATGATGAGAGGGGAGGTATTGCTTACCGCTAGTACCAACGCCTAA